From a region of the Osmia lignaria lignaria isolate PbOS001 chromosome 1, iyOsmLign1, whole genome shotgun sequence genome:
- the Klc gene encoding kinesin light chain isoform X4, giving the protein MGRTDMSKTLNAYRIKKIETIGRMTAMTQEEIVAGARTVAQGLEALRVEHGGLLQGLQSQDAPAARDKASLLSKNIEMIELGLGEAHVMMALASHLQMVEAEKQKLRTQVRRLCQENAWLRDELAGTQQKLQASEQAVVQLEEDKKHLEFMASMRQYDPDPSADDENAKDRPKDDPVVDLFPDDDADDRNTISPTPPSQFAQQVNAGYEIPARLRTLHNLVIQYASQGRYEVAVPLCKQALEDLEKTSGHDHPDVATMLNILALVYRDQNKYKEAANLLNDALTIREKTLGENHPAVAATLNNLAVLYGKRGKYKEAEPLCKRALDIREKVLGRDHPDVAKQLNNLALLCQNQGKYEEVERYYQRALEIYEAKLGPDDPNVAKTKNNLASCYLKQGKYKDAEVLYKQVLTRAHEKEFGAICSDNKPIWQVAEEREENKHRNKENTPYGEYGGWHKAAKVDSPTVTTTLKNLGALYRRQGKYEAAETLEDCALRSRRETLEFVKQGKVAQILGDEKGSTRRGSRSSLANSEHEQHDEGSLPLVQRALHEGQSGHHDASPNKPGFKNKIFQAFGIHPST; this is encoded by the exons CAAGAAAATAGAAACCATTGGTAGAATGACGGCCATGACACAGGAAGAAATTGTGGCTGGTGCCAGGACTGTTGCCCAGGGACTGGAGGCCCTTCGTGTAGAACATGGAGGGCTTTTGCAGGGGCTCCAGTCACAAGATGCACCAGCTGCAAGGGACAAAGCTAGTTTGCTATCAAAGAACATTGAGATGATTGAACTGGGCCTTGGCGAGGCTCATGTTATGATGGCTCTTGCTAGCCATTTGCAAATGGTAGAGGCTGAGAAACAAAAGCTTAGAACGCAAGTCAGAAGGCTATGTCAAGAGAACGCCTGGCTGAGGGATGAGCTAGCTGGAACGCAGCAAAAGTTACAAGCTAGCGAGCAAGCA GTAGTTCAATTAGAAGAAGATAAGAAACATTTGGAATTTATGGCTAGCATGAGGCAATACGATCCAGATCCATCAGCTGATGATGAGAATGCTAAAGACAGACCAAAAGATGATCCTGTAGTTGATTTGTTCCCCGACGACGACGCTGACGACCGAAACA CGATATCGCCGACACCACCGTCGCAATTTGCGCAACAGGTAAACGCCGGGTACGAAATACCTGCGCGTTTGCGTACGTTGCACAATTTGGTTATACAATACGCGAGTCAAGGTCGTTACGAAGTAGCCGTACCTCTTTGCAAGCAAGCGTTAGAGGATCTGGAGAAGACATCCGGTCACGATCATCCGGACGTTGCAACTATGTTGAACATTCTCGCTTTAGTATACAGAGATCAAAATAAATACAAAGAGGCGGCAAATCTATTGAACGATGCGTTGACTATCCGTGAAAAGACCCTCGGCGAGAATCATCCTGCAGTCGCAGCTACGCTGAACAATCTAGCTGTTTTATATGGAAAGCGGGGCAAGTACAAAGAAGCCGAGCCATTGTGTAAACGTGCTCTGGATATCAGAGAGAAGGTACTCGGACGTGATCATCCAGACGTAGCAAAGCAGCTGAACAATCTCGCGTTACTCTGTCAAAATCAGGGTAAATACGAGGAGGTAGAGCGTTATTATCAGAGAGCGCTTGAGATTTACGAGGCAAAACTTGGCCCCGACGATCCTAACGTTGCGAAAACAAAGAACAATCTAGCGTCTTGTTATTTGAAACAAGGAAAATATAAGGACGCCGAGGTTTTGTACAAACAAGTACTAACAAGAGCGCACGAGAAAGAGTTTGGTGCTATTTGTAGCGATAACAAACCAATCTGGCAG GTTGCGGAAGAAAGGGAAGAGAATAAGCATAGAAATAAAGAGAATACTCCTTATGGAGAGTATGGAGGTTGGCATAAAGCCGCTAAGGTGGATTCACCTACAGTTACGACAACGTTAAAAAATCTTGGTGCGTTATACCGAAGGCAAGGGAAGTATGAGGCTGCAGAAACCTTGGAGGATTGTGCTCTGAGATCACGAAGAGAG ACATTGGAGTTCGTGAAGCAGGGAAAGGTCGCGCAGATTTTAGGGGATGAAAAGggatcgacgcgacgcggttcGCGATCTAGTTTAGCAAACAGCGAACACGAGCAACACGACGAG GGCTCGCTGCCGCTGGTACAAAGGGCGCTACACGAAGGACAGTCTGGCCACCACGACGCTAGTCCTAACAAACCCGGTTTTAAAAACAAGATCTTTCAAGCTTTCGGGATTCACCCTTCCACGTAG
- the Klc gene encoding kinesin light chain isoform X7, whose translation MGRTDMSKTLNAYRIKKIETIGRMTAMTQEEIVAGARTVAQGLEALRVEHGGLLQGLQSQDAPAARDKASLLSKNIEMIELGLGEAHVMMALASHLQMVEAEKQKLRTQVRRLCQENAWLRDELAGTQQKLQASEQAVVQLEEDKKHLEFMASMRQYDPDPSADDENAKDRPKDDPVVDLFPDDDADDRNSKSISPTPPSQFAQQVNAGYEIPARLRTLHNLVIQYASQGRYEVAVPLCKQALEDLEKTSGHDHPDVATMLNILALVYRDQNKYKEAANLLNDALTIREKTLGENHPAVAATLNNLAVLYGKRGKYKEAEPLCKRALDIREKVLGRDHPDVAKQLNNLALLCQNQGKYEEVERYYQRALEIYEAKLGPDDPNVAKTKNNLASCYLKQGKYKDAEVLYKQVLTRAHEKEFGAICSDNKPIWQVAEEREENKHRNKENTPYGEYGGWHKAAKVDSPTVTTTLKNLGALYRRQGKYEAAETLEDCALRSRREQTLEFVKQGKVAQILGDEKGSTRRGSRSSLANSEHEQHDEDRKYFVRSQ comes from the exons CAAGAAAATAGAAACCATTGGTAGAATGACGGCCATGACACAGGAAGAAATTGTGGCTGGTGCCAGGACTGTTGCCCAGGGACTGGAGGCCCTTCGTGTAGAACATGGAGGGCTTTTGCAGGGGCTCCAGTCACAAGATGCACCAGCTGCAAGGGACAAAGCTAGTTTGCTATCAAAGAACATTGAGATGATTGAACTGGGCCTTGGCGAGGCTCATGTTATGATGGCTCTTGCTAGCCATTTGCAAATGGTAGAGGCTGAGAAACAAAAGCTTAGAACGCAAGTCAGAAGGCTATGTCAAGAGAACGCCTGGCTGAGGGATGAGCTAGCTGGAACGCAGCAAAAGTTACAAGCTAGCGAGCAAGCA GTAGTTCAATTAGAAGAAGATAAGAAACATTTGGAATTTATGGCTAGCATGAGGCAATACGATCCAGATCCATCAGCTGATGATGAGAATGCTAAAGACAGACCAAAAGATGATCCTGTAGTTGATTTGTTCCCCGACGACGACGCTGACGACCGAAACAGTAAGT CGATATCGCCGACACCACCGTCGCAATTTGCGCAACAGGTAAACGCCGGGTACGAAATACCTGCGCGTTTGCGTACGTTGCACAATTTGGTTATACAATACGCGAGTCAAGGTCGTTACGAAGTAGCCGTACCTCTTTGCAAGCAAGCGTTAGAGGATCTGGAGAAGACATCCGGTCACGATCATCCGGACGTTGCAACTATGTTGAACATTCTCGCTTTAGTATACAGAGATCAAAATAAATACAAAGAGGCGGCAAATCTATTGAACGATGCGTTGACTATCCGTGAAAAGACCCTCGGCGAGAATCATCCTGCAGTCGCAGCTACGCTGAACAATCTAGCTGTTTTATATGGAAAGCGGGGCAAGTACAAAGAAGCCGAGCCATTGTGTAAACGTGCTCTGGATATCAGAGAGAAGGTACTCGGACGTGATCATCCAGACGTAGCAAAGCAGCTGAACAATCTCGCGTTACTCTGTCAAAATCAGGGTAAATACGAGGAGGTAGAGCGTTATTATCAGAGAGCGCTTGAGATTTACGAGGCAAAACTTGGCCCCGACGATCCTAACGTTGCGAAAACAAAGAACAATCTAGCGTCTTGTTATTTGAAACAAGGAAAATATAAGGACGCCGAGGTTTTGTACAAACAAGTACTAACAAGAGCGCACGAGAAAGAGTTTGGTGCTATTTGTAGCGATAACAAACCAATCTGGCAG GTTGCGGAAGAAAGGGAAGAGAATAAGCATAGAAATAAAGAGAATACTCCTTATGGAGAGTATGGAGGTTGGCATAAAGCCGCTAAGGTGGATTCACCTACAGTTACGACAACGTTAAAAAATCTTGGTGCGTTATACCGAAGGCAAGGGAAGTATGAGGCTGCAGAAACCTTGGAGGATTGTGCTCTGAGATCACGAAGAGAG CAGACATTGGAGTTCGTGAAGCAGGGAAAGGTCGCGCAGATTTTAGGGGATGAAAAGggatcgacgcgacgcggttcGCGATCTAGTTTAGCAAACAGCGAACACGAGCAACACGACGAG GACAGGAAGTATTTCGTTCGTTCGCAATAA